DNA from Mucilaginibacter mallensis:
AAACGCCATAAAGTATTCTTTCTCACAATTTCTTTACATTTACAGGTTATTGTGCTTATAGTCTTAATTTAGCAGTTTGTAATACACCTACAAAGCCTTGATAATGGGATTCCAGAATTTAAAGCTAATCATCCGAAAAAATAAAATTCTTTATTATACCCATAGCTTCTTACGGCAAGCTATTCCTGGCAGATTCTATAAAAGCGCACTCAAAAGCAAACTTGCCGCTATAAACAATTATGATATAACTGAACTAGCCGACAGGGTGAATTATTATAATAAACTGGGAAAGCCGGTAAGTATTGGCGAAGGCGCCATTGAGTTACAAAATATACAAATATTCAAACATCCAAAGGCATACAATTTTGATACGTACGAATACTCCCGTTATTTTAACGAAAGGCTGAAAGTAAATCTCCTTTTCGGCGACATTACTTATTCAGCCAATTTGCCATCCATACAAAAAAGCAGGCCCATAGATGGTGATAACGCTAACGCGATATTGCTAAAACTGGATAAAAAGCGACATTTCCTTTTTATAAAAGATAGGAAACCTTTCGCCGATAAAAAGGACCTGCTAATAGGCCGGGGTATTATCCGGCAGCCGCACCGCATACGGTTTATGGATATGTATTTTAATAACCCGCTATGCGACCTGGGCGAGGTAAATAAAAAGACCGACCGGCCCCAGTGGCTTAAGTCAAAAATATCTATTGTCGCCCACCTCGACTATAAGTTTATCCTTAGCCTGGAAGGGAATGATGTAGCAACTAATTTAAAATGGATCATGTCGTCAAATTCTATAGCTGTAATGCCCAAGCCTAAATATGAAACCTGGTTTATGGAGGGGCGGCTTATAGGGGATCATCATTATATACAGATCAATGATGATTATACCGACCTTGAAGAAAAGCTTAATTATTACATCAACAACCCGCAGCAGGCGCAGCAGATCGTAGATAATGCAAATGCCTATGTAAAACAGTTTATTAATAAGCGTAAAGAAGACCTGGTGTCGTTGCTTGTTTTAGAAAAATACTTTTATAGTACAGGGCAGATAGACAGGATTTCGATATAGAAACATTGAACGCCTAAAACCAGAAAAGCCATGCAACGTGCATGGCTTTTCTGGTTTATAAATTATAAATAAATCTTATTTCTTAACCCAGCCGTCCTTTAAAGTAACAGTGCGGTTAAATACCAGCTTATCGGCGGTAGAGTGTTTATCTAAAGTAAAATATCCTTTGCGCATAAACTGGTAGCCAACACCTAATTCAGCTTTGGCCAGCTCGGGTTCAATGTAGGCTGTTTTTATAACGTGCAGACTGTTAGGGTTCAGGTAATCCTTAAAATCACCATCCTCGTTTGATGGGTCTTCCACCTGGAACAAGCGATCGTATAAACGAACCTCAGCAGTTTTAGCATGCGGTACACTCACCCAGTGAATAGTACCCTTTACGTTAATGCCGCTGGTATCGCCACCTGATTTTGAATTGGCAATATGTGTGCAATGTATTTCGGTTACATTACCGTTGGCATCCTTTACAAAGCTCTCGCATTTAACAATGTAAGCGTTTTTTAGGCGTACCATCAGGCCAACACCAAGGCGGAAGAACTTTTTAGGCGGCTCTTCCATAAAATCCTCGCGTTCTATCCACAGCTCGTTGCTGAACGGGAACTCTCTGCCCCCATCGCCACCTTCAACCTCAGGATTGTTTTCACCGAACATGATCTCGGTTTTATCTGCCGGGTAATCGGTAAGCACTAACTTTATCGGGTCAAGAACTGCCATACGACGCCACGCGGTTTTGTTCAGATCCTCACGGATACAGAACTCCAGCAAACTTACATCTATCATGTTCTCGCGCTTGGCCACGCCAATGCGCTCACAAAACTCACGAATGGAATGCGGTGTATACCCACGGCGGCGTAAACCGCTGATGGTAGGCATGCGTGGATCATCCCAATCTTCTACATGGCCTTCCTCAACCAGTTGCAGCAGCTTCCGCTTGCTCATAACGGTATAGGTCATGTTTAAACGGGCAAATTCGTATTGTTTTGATGGGAATAGCTCCAGTTGCTCAATAAACCACTCGTACAATGGCCTGTGCGGTATAAACTCCAGGGTACAGATAGAGTGGGTTATTTCTTCAATAGCATCTGATTCACCATGCGCGAAGTCATACATTGGATATATGCACCAGTCGTTACCGGTACGGTGGTGGTGCGTATGCTTGATACGGTACATCAGCGGGTCGCGCAAATGCATATTCGGCGAAGCCAGATCAATCTTAGCACGTAATACTTTAGCCCCATCGGGATATTTGCCGGCTTTCATCTCTTCAAACAAAAGCAAATTCTCCTCTATAGTGCGACTACGGTAAGCATTAGGCGTGCCCGGTTCGGTTGGCGTACCCTTTTGTGCCGATATTTCTTCAGGCGAACTATCATCAACATAAGCCAAACCTTTCTTGATCAGCGTTACAGCGAAGTTATAGATCCGGTCGAAATAATCAGATGCATACAGTTCATTGGCCCATTCAAAGCCCAGCCATTTAACATCGGTTTTAATGCTGTCAACATATTCCACTTCTTCTTTAGCGGGGTTGGTGTCATCAAAACGCAGGTTAGTTTGGCCATTGTATTTTAGCGCAAGGCCAAAATTTAAGCAAATGGATTTGGCGTGGCCTATATGCAGGTACCCGTTAGGCTCCGGCGGGAAACGGGTTAATACCCTGCCGCCGTTCTTGCCGTTACGTATATCTTCTTCAACTATTTCTTCCAGAAAATTTAATGATCTTTCTTCGCTCATAAGGTGCAAAAATAGGGAAATAAGCTTAAAGGCGAAAGGCTAAAGCGGAAAGGTTTACGCCCGGGATATTATGGGCGTTCCTGCTGTTCAGCGGACCCGGCCCGCTGGATAGCGGATCATATTGCATAAATGTGCGTGTCACCCTGAGCGTATTCGAAGGGCGCTGCCATCCCTAACGCGGAACTTCAGTGCGTGGGGTCACCCTGAGGCACTCGAAGGGTAAGCGTAAAGGCCTTTGCCCGCATGCTTCGAGTGCCTCAGCATGACCCTCCTGTTTTGTCACTTGTACTAACCTCAATAATTCTTCCTACTTTTACCCCTAAATAAACCACGGTTTTACATGAGTAATACCTTTAATCGCCCTATTCGTGTTTTGGTTGCTAAGGTTGGGCTCGATGGGCATGACCGCGGCGCACGTATTATAGCCACCTCCCTGCGTGATGCAGGTATGGAAGTGATTTACACCGGCCTGCGCCAAACTCCCGAAATGGTGGTGAATACCGCCCTGCAGGAAGATGTGGACGCTATCGGCATTTCTATACTCTCAGGTGCACACATGACCGTTTTCCCCAAGATCATCAACCTGATAAAGGAAAAAGGCATGGATGATGTGCTGGTTACCGGTGGTGGGATCATTCCATCAGAGGATATGGACACCTTAAAAGGTTTGGGCGTAGGCGAGCTTTTCCCGCCGGGCACCAACACACACGATATTGTTGAATATATTACCGGATGGGTGCATAAGCACCGCAATTTCTAAGCATATGGCATTTGAAAATCTGTTGATTGAATACAAAGAGCGTATTCAATATATAATCATTAACCGCGAAAGCAAGCTAAACGCTTTAAATAAGGCAACCCTTGCCGAACTGCATACGGCTATTACCGAAGCGTTTGCCAATATACAGGTTGGCGGTATAATTATAACCGGAGCCGGCCAAAAGGCATTTGTAGCAGGAGCCGATATTTCTGAATTTGCCTCACTGGGTGTAGACAAAGGAACAGAACTAGCCCGCGAAGGCCAGACCAAAGTTTTTAACCTGATAGAGCATGGCAACAAACCTGTTATTGCAGCGGTTAACGGGTTTGCTTTAGGTGGCGGCTTGGAATTGGCTATGGCCTGTCATATCCGTATTGCATCAGATAGTGCTAAAATGGGTTTGCCCGAAGTTACTTTGGGGCTTATCCCTGGTTATGGCGGTACGCAAAGGCTAACTCGTTTAGTGGGTAAAGGCAAAGCACTTGAAATGATCATGACTGCCGATATGATAACCGCTCCAGAAGCCTATGAGTTCGGTTTGGTAAACCATACGGTAAGTCAGGATAGTCTGTTAACCAAAGCAGAAGAAATATTAAACAAGATATTATTACGCGCTCCACTGGCCATTGCATCGGCCATAAAAGCAATAAATGCAGCCACTGATCCGGCAGTAAATGGCTTTGATACTGAGATAGATGAATTTGGGAAATGCTTCGGTACAAATGATCTTCAGGAGGGCGTTTCAGCATTCCTGCAAAAAAGAAAGCCCGAATTTAAGGGTAATTAGACCTTGCTAAACCAGTTAACTGACTAAAGTACTCGTTTAGTCAGATTTTATCTTGCTGTTAATCAATCGATTGAATAATCGTGACATTCGGATGAAAAATTGTATATGATTTCATGCGTTACTTTGTTCTGTGTTTAACAAAACACATATACTAAATAATACATATAGTCATGAAAAATTCATTAAAAATTTCAGCAATTGCATTAGCTTTCGCAGCATTTACATTCAGCGCAAAAGCTCAAACTACTACCCCTACTTCTACCTCAACTA
Protein-coding regions in this window:
- a CDS encoding glycosyl transferase family 90, with protein sequence MGFQNLKLIIRKNKILYYTHSFLRQAIPGRFYKSALKSKLAAINNYDITELADRVNYYNKLGKPVSIGEGAIELQNIQIFKHPKAYNFDTYEYSRYFNERLKVNLLFGDITYSANLPSIQKSRPIDGDNANAILLKLDKKRHFLFIKDRKPFADKKDLLIGRGIIRQPHRIRFMDMYFNNPLCDLGEVNKKTDRPQWLKSKISIVAHLDYKFILSLEGNDVATNLKWIMSSNSIAVMPKPKYETWFMEGRLIGDHHYIQINDDYTDLEEKLNYYINNPQQAQQIVDNANAYVKQFINKRKEDLVSLLVLEKYFYSTGQIDRISI
- a CDS encoding glutamine--tRNA ligase/YqeY domain fusion protein, whose protein sequence is MSEERSLNFLEEIVEEDIRNGKNGGRVLTRFPPEPNGYLHIGHAKSICLNFGLALKYNGQTNLRFDDTNPAKEEVEYVDSIKTDVKWLGFEWANELYASDYFDRIYNFAVTLIKKGLAYVDDSSPEEISAQKGTPTEPGTPNAYRSRTIEENLLLFEEMKAGKYPDGAKVLRAKIDLASPNMHLRDPLMYRIKHTHHHRTGNDWCIYPMYDFAHGESDAIEEITHSICTLEFIPHRPLYEWFIEQLELFPSKQYEFARLNMTYTVMSKRKLLQLVEEGHVEDWDDPRMPTISGLRRRGYTPHSIREFCERIGVAKRENMIDVSLLEFCIREDLNKTAWRRMAVLDPIKLVLTDYPADKTEIMFGENNPEVEGGDGGREFPFSNELWIEREDFMEEPPKKFFRLGVGLMVRLKNAYIVKCESFVKDANGNVTEIHCTHIANSKSGGDTSGINVKGTIHWVSVPHAKTAEVRLYDRLFQVEDPSNEDGDFKDYLNPNSLHVIKTAYIEPELAKAELGVGYQFMRKGYFTLDKHSTADKLVFNRTVTLKDGWVKK
- a CDS encoding cobalamin B12-binding domain-containing protein, whose translation is MSNTFNRPIRVLVAKVGLDGHDRGARIIATSLRDAGMEVIYTGLRQTPEMVVNTALQEDVDAIGISILSGAHMTVFPKIINLIKEKGMDDVLVTGGGIIPSEDMDTLKGLGVGELFPPGTNTHDIVEYITGWVHKHRNF
- a CDS encoding enoyl-CoA hydratase/isomerase family protein, yielding MAFENLLIEYKERIQYIIINRESKLNALNKATLAELHTAITEAFANIQVGGIIITGAGQKAFVAGADISEFASLGVDKGTELAREGQTKVFNLIEHGNKPVIAAVNGFALGGGLELAMACHIRIASDSAKMGLPEVTLGLIPGYGGTQRLTRLVGKGKALEMIMTADMITAPEAYEFGLVNHTVSQDSLLTKAEEILNKILLRAPLAIASAIKAINAATDPAVNGFDTEIDEFGKCFGTNDLQEGVSAFLQKRKPEFKGN